A section of the Leptotrichia sp. HSP-342 genome encodes:
- a CDS encoding type II toxin-antitoxin system RelB/DinJ family antitoxin yields the protein MATVNTSIKIDEKTKKEAQELFKDLGLSLSTAINIFLKQAIREKGIPFYINSLPENSELAQAFEETKQIKKNPSNYKSYSSPEDMFKDVLGEDYEG from the coding sequence ATGGCAACAGTTAATACAAGTATAAAGATAGATGAGAAAACTAAAAAAGAAGCACAGGAATTATTTAAAGATTTAGGATTAAGTCTTAGTACAGCAATTAATATATTTTTGAAACAAGCTATAAGAGAAAAAGGCATACCATTTTATATAAATTCTTTACCTGAAAATTCAGAATTGGCTCAAGCATTTGAAGAAACTAAACAAATTAAGAAAAATCCTTCAAATTATAAATCGTATAGTAGTCCAGAAGATATGTTTAAAGATGTCTTGGGAGAAGATTATGAGGGATAA
- a CDS encoding type II toxin-antitoxin system YafQ family toxin, with protein MRDKKEEYKYSIILTRKFKKHLKNLKKQEKDLKLLESIISILAKGEKLPPKNKDHKLVNNYDGARECHITPDCLLIYDIVEDKLILILLASGSHSELF; from the coding sequence ATGAGGGATAAAAAAGAAGAGTATAAATATTCTATTATTCTTACTAGGAAATTTAAAAAACATTTAAAAAATCTAAAAAAACAGGAAAAAGATTTAAAATTATTGGAAAGTATAATCTCAATATTAGCAAAAGGAGAAAAACTTCCTCCTAAAAACAAGGATCATAAATTAGTCAATAATTATGACGGGGCAAGAGAATGTCATATAACTCCAGATTGTTTATTAATCTACGACATAGTTGAAGATAAATTAATATTGATTTTATTAGCATCAGGTAGTCATAGTGAACTATTCTAA
- the nrdF gene encoding class 1b ribonucleoside-diphosphate reductase subunit beta — translation MEKKIYEAVNWNTPENDYVEMFWEQNLKQFWIDTEYIPSKDIDSWNSLEPAMKLAYLHVLGGLTLLDTLQSHTGMPKIIDHIESLQNRSVLSYMCMMETIHAKSYSTIFTTVASTREINETFRWVQENPHLQYKANKIDTYYQKMNNPEASKRDIAMALAASVYLETYLFYSGFFLPLWLAGQGEMVASCDIIKKIIADESIHGVFVGLLFQELYNSFSEEEKADMRAELKKLMYDLYENETRYTDEIYGDLGLTGDVKEYIRYNANKALMNLGFEEEFEVKNVNPIVLNGLNVETTQHDFFSKKSTNYEKALEVVHLHDEDFKFDEEVNADELI, via the coding sequence ATGGAGAAAAAAATATACGAAGCAGTGAACTGGAACACACCGGAAAATGATTATGTGGAGATGTTTTGGGAGCAGAATTTGAAGCAGTTTTGGATTGATACGGAGTATATTCCGTCGAAGGATATTGATAGCTGGAATTCGCTTGAGCCTGCGATGAAATTGGCGTATTTGCATGTACTGGGAGGATTGACGCTTTTGGATACATTGCAGAGCCATACGGGGATGCCGAAGATTATTGATCATATTGAGTCGTTGCAAAATCGTTCGGTTCTTTCATATATGTGTATGATGGAAACGATTCATGCGAAGTCTTATTCGACAATATTTACAACGGTTGCGTCTACAAGAGAGATTAATGAAACATTCAGATGGGTTCAGGAAAATCCGCATTTACAGTATAAAGCCAATAAAATTGACACATATTATCAGAAAATGAATAATCCTGAGGCTTCAAAAAGAGATATTGCGATGGCTCTGGCAGCTTCGGTTTATTTGGAAACATATTTGTTTTACAGTGGATTCTTTTTACCGCTTTGGCTTGCAGGACAGGGAGAAATGGTTGCAAGTTGCGATATAATCAAGAAAATCATAGCTGATGAATCAATTCACGGAGTTTTTGTCGGACTATTGTTCCAGGAATTATACAATTCTTTCAGCGAAGAGGAAAAAGCTGATATGAGAGCTGAACTGAAAAAATTGATGTACGATTTATATGAAAATGAAACAAGATATACTGATGAAATTTACGGTGATTTGGGGCTTACAGGCGATGTGAAGGAATACATCCGTTATAATGCGAACAAAGCCTTGATGAATCTAGGATTTGAAGAAGAATTTGAAGTGAAGAATGTAAATCCAATTGTGTTAAATGGGTTGAATGTGGAAACAACACAGCACGATTTCTTCTCGAAAAAATCTACGAATTATGAAAAAGCACTGGAAGTAGTGCATTTGCATGATGAAGATTTTAAGTTTGATGAGGAAGTGAATGCGGATGAATTGATATAG
- a CDS encoding ISAs1 family transposase, translating into MSENNQNLKELLIYITQIEDKRQASKIKHKLSDIVMITLFAMLANVEYWEEIEKFEKLYLKALKRYLELPNGVPSHDTIQRVMATIEPEVTEVLLTKWMELKISGEYKKIRKILNIDGKFLNGMKNKNNSPLDIVSAYSKEDGICYSQVAVEGKGNEIEAILRLLDKISVKECIVTIDAIGTQKEIIKKLGKKKGYFCLQVKGNQKTLKEDIEDYFADKGFRKKLKEEGMYSRKTEKQRRRLETREYYYTEETEWLIKRNKEWKEVKGIGASILTTEENGKKQEQKRYYITNIAGGVEEFVREEDIGQ; encoded by the coding sequence ATGTCGGAAAATAACCAAAATCTAAAAGAATTGTTAATATATATTACTCAAATAGAGGACAAGCGACAGGCTTCAAAAATAAAACACAAGTTAAGTGACATTGTTATGATTACTCTTTTTGCTATGCTTGCGAATGTTGAATATTGGGAAGAGATTGAGAAATTTGAGAAACTATATCTTAAAGCATTAAAAAGATACTTGGAGCTGCCAAACGGAGTTCCTTCGCATGATACTATTCAAAGAGTCATGGCTACAATAGAGCCTGAAGTTACAGAAGTTCTTTTGACAAAATGGATGGAGTTAAAAATTTCCGGGGAATATAAAAAAATAAGAAAAATATTGAATATTGATGGGAAATTTTTAAACGGAATGAAGAATAAAAACAACAGCCCGTTAGACATAGTATCTGCGTATTCCAAAGAAGATGGAATCTGCTATTCACAAGTGGCGGTTGAAGGAAAAGGGAATGAAATAGAAGCGATATTACGTCTGCTTGATAAAATCTCAGTAAAGGAATGTATAGTTACAATAGATGCGATAGGAACCCAGAAAGAAATCATAAAAAAGCTAGGAAAGAAGAAGGGCTATTTCTGTCTCCAGGTAAAAGGGAACCAGAAGACTTTAAAAGAAGATATAGAAGATTACTTTGCTGACAAGGGATTCAGAAAAAAATTAAAGGAGGAAGGAATGTACAGCAGGAAAACAGAAAAGCAAAGGCGTCGACTGGAAACTAGGGAATATTACTATACTGAAGAAACAGAATGGCTTATTAAAAGAAATAAGGAATGGAAGGAAGTAAAAGGGATAGGTGCATCAATTTTAACAACAGAAGAAAATGGAAAAAAGCAGGAACAGAAAAGGTATTACATAACGAATATAGCAGGGGGAGTGGAAGAATTTGTAAGAGAAGAGGACATTGGGCAATAG
- a CDS encoding SH3 domain-containing protein, translated as MKKFVLKKMFLFSILSMGLSAISMGAAFITSSKDNAINIRQSANTDSKVVETITNGHILESNEKSGEWHKVTYYNNDIKKSFTGYVHNSQLKEIVGKLTITSSEGYSNIREKPTTKSTIKTRLKTGQTVYAISKTDDDWYYIRYNGNQYGYIYGNQVSKK; from the coding sequence ATGAAAAAGTTTGTACTAAAGAAAATGTTTCTATTTTCAATTCTATCTATGGGTCTTAGTGCCATTTCAATGGGAGCGGCATTTATAACATCGTCAAAAGACAATGCGATTAATATAAGACAGTCTGCCAATACAGATTCTAAAGTTGTTGAAACCATTACAAATGGTCATATACTTGAAAGTAATGAAAAATCTGGTGAATGGCATAAAGTAACGTATTATAACAATGATATTAAAAAATCGTTTACTGGTTACGTGCATAACAGTCAATTAAAAGAAATTGTAGGAAAACTTACTATAACTTCGAGCGAAGGATACAGTAATATAAGAGAAAAACCAACAACAAAATCTACTATAAAAACAAGATTAAAAACAGGACAAACTGTTTACGCAATAAGCAAAACAGACGATGATTGGTACTATATTAGATATAACGGAAATCAATATGGATATATTTATGGCAATCAAGTAAGTAAAAAATAA